In Spirochaeta lutea, a single genomic region encodes these proteins:
- a CDS encoding 2-oxoglutarate dehydrogenase E1 component, with amino-acid sequence MNNPQGMEFSPYVEELYLQWKAEPNSVDPQWQRIFQGYEYGDTGAGGSTPGTAPGSGGSSEPGGAGPASGAGAERAPGKTGQTGSADSPGVVVNDVVPRHRMPPREVLPPSLGRAGFPGGRGAAAGAPGVAGGSGGTDSGSWDPVTLIRQGRVNSLIWAYRDIGYLYAKLNPLEGYMTPEQYYQFFSIEGDYESLTLEEFGLTQEDLSREFYAGKYLHPTIMPLSDIIDRMKSIYCSTMGAEILHIQNKVMRKWLINHLEGEKAQQGWSVDHKIAFQRNLIRAEEFESFIHTNFIGQKRFSLEGAETLIPALRFLVGEAASHGVQELVFGMAHRGRLNVLCNAIGKAPVEIFSAFVDTYTPHSYGGSGDVKYHLGYSYDYHDEETGKTIHVSLVANPSHLEAVDPVVEGKTRGIQRRRGDRQRKKVVPILIHGDAAFSGQGVVSETLNLSQLKGYRTGGTVHLIVNNQIGFTTASRDARSTFFATDIAKSINIPIFHVNGDDPEAVIRAVDLAIRFRQKFATDVVVDMICYRRLGHNEADEPSFTHPKMYNLIAQHESVRTLYGRRLAQQGIWSQDDQDAYGTEYKNFLKSELENAKGEYVPQLDDAFQQGIWTKYRRGYSFDPVDTAVPRETLDAIARTLTTIPEGFTPHPKLQRFVKDRWAQYSTEDRVDWAFAESLAWGTILLDGYPVRLSGEDCQRGTFSQRHAVWWDTSSEVPTSYVPLRHITEQQGFFAAYDSPLSEFSVLGFEYGYSLALPDALIQWEAQFGDFVNGAQVIIDQFIVAGDTKWFRSSGLVMLLPHGYEGQGPEHSSAHLERFLSLCAESNIQVVNPTAPAQYFHLLRKQVHQSFRKPLIVMTPKSLLRHKAARSSVQDMTSGRFVPVIDDDQATGEEEVVLLCSGKVYYDLVQEREKRQMAGRVAIIRVEQLYPFPQEDLYLICHRYNEARHFRWVQEESRNRGAWYFIFQRFPDFVPRGIRLAYAGRPSGASPATGSHKQHVEELQALLDQAFA; translated from the coding sequence ATGAACAATCCCCAAGGCATGGAGTTTTCTCCCTACGTCGAAGAGTTATACCTACAGTGGAAGGCGGAGCCGAACTCCGTGGACCCCCAGTGGCAGCGGATCTTCCAGGGCTATGAATACGGAGACACCGGAGCAGGGGGATCTACCCCCGGAACCGCCCCCGGGTCCGGGGGTTCCAGCGAGCCGGGTGGTGCCGGCCCAGCCTCCGGGGCCGGTGCGGAAAGGGCTCCGGGCAAGACGGGACAGACGGGTTCGGCGGATTCCCCGGGAGTCGTGGTAAACGATGTGGTACCCCGGCACCGGATGCCGCCCCGGGAGGTGCTTCCCCCGTCCCTGGGACGGGCAGGGTTCCCCGGGGGAAGGGGAGCTGCCGCGGGGGCACCCGGGGTAGCCGGAGGCTCCGGAGGAACCGACAGCGGATCCTGGGATCCCGTGACCCTCATCCGCCAGGGTCGGGTTAACTCCCTGATCTGGGCCTACCGGGATATCGGCTACCTCTATGCCAAGCTCAATCCCCTGGAAGGCTACATGACCCCCGAGCAGTACTACCAGTTTTTCAGTATTGAGGGGGACTACGAGAGCCTGACCCTGGAGGAGTTCGGGCTGACCCAGGAAGATCTGTCCCGGGAGTTCTACGCGGGCAAGTACCTGCATCCCACCATCATGCCCCTGTCGGATATCATCGACCGGATGAAGTCCATCTACTGCAGTACCATGGGCGCGGAGATTCTCCACATCCAGAACAAGGTCATGCGTAAGTGGCTCATCAACCATCTGGAGGGTGAGAAGGCCCAGCAGGGCTGGTCTGTGGACCACAAGATAGCCTTCCAGCGGAACCTCATCCGGGCCGAGGAGTTTGAGTCCTTCATTCACACCAACTTCATCGGGCAGAAGCGGTTCAGTCTCGAAGGAGCGGAAACCCTCATTCCCGCTCTCCGGTTCCTGGTGGGCGAGGCGGCCAGCCACGGCGTCCAGGAGCTGGTATTCGGCATGGCCCACCGGGGAAGGCTGAACGTGCTCTGTAATGCCATCGGCAAGGCGCCGGTGGAGATCTTCTCCGCCTTTGTGGATACCTACACCCCCCATAGCTACGGGGGGAGCGGAGATGTAAAATACCATCTGGGATACAGTTACGATTACCATGACGAGGAAACGGGCAAAACCATCCACGTGAGCCTGGTGGCTAACCCCAGTCACCTGGAGGCCGTGGATCCCGTGGTGGAAGGGAAGACCCGGGGCATCCAACGCCGCCGGGGCGACCGTCAGCGCAAGAAGGTCGTGCCAATTCTTATTCATGGTGATGCAGCCTTCAGCGGCCAGGGGGTGGTCAGCGAGACCCTGAACCTGAGCCAGCTCAAGGGATACCGAACCGGCGGCACGGTGCACCTGATCGTCAACAACCAGATCGGGTTTACCACCGCCAGCCGGGATGCCCGATCCACCTTCTTTGCCACCGACATTGCCAAGTCGATTAACATTCCCATCTTCCACGTGAACGGCGACGACCCCGAAGCGGTTATCCGGGCTGTGGACCTGGCCATCCGGTTCCGTCAGAAGTTCGCCACGGACGTGGTGGTGGACATGATCTGTTACCGCCGCCTGGGCCATAACGAGGCGGACGAACCGAGCTTCACCCATCCGAAGATGTACAACCTCATCGCCCAGCACGAGAGCGTACGCACCCTCTACGGCCGCCGCCTGGCACAACAGGGAATCTGGAGTCAGGATGACCAGGACGCCTACGGGACGGAGTACAAAAACTTCCTCAAATCCGAGCTGGAAAATGCCAAGGGGGAATACGTGCCCCAGCTGGATGACGCCTTCCAGCAAGGCATTTGGACCAAATACCGCCGGGGCTACTCCTTCGATCCCGTGGACACCGCCGTGCCCCGGGAGACCCTGGACGCCATCGCCCGAACCCTGACCACCATTCCCGAGGGATTTACCCCCCATCCGAAGCTCCAGCGCTTTGTAAAGGACCGCTGGGCCCAGTACAGCACCGAAGACCGGGTGGACTGGGCCTTTGCCGAGAGCCTGGCCTGGGGCACCATCCTGTTGGACGGCTATCCTGTGCGGTTATCCGGGGAGGACTGCCAGCGGGGAACCTTCAGCCAGCGCCACGCTGTCTGGTGGGATACCAGTTCGGAGGTACCCACTAGCTACGTGCCCCTGCGCCACATCACCGAACAGCAGGGATTCTTCGCCGCCTACGACAGCCCCTTGAGCGAGTTTTCGGTGCTGGGCTTTGAGTACGGCTACAGTCTGGCCCTGCCCGATGCCCTGATCCAGTGGGAGGCCCAGTTCGGTGACTTCGTAAACGGAGCCCAGGTTATCATCGACCAGTTCATCGTAGCCGGGGACACCAAATGGTTCCGGTCCAGCGGACTGGTCATGCTCCTGCCCCACGGCTACGAGGGCCAGGGCCCGGAACACTCCAGCGCCCACCTGGAACGCTTTTTAAGCCTCTGCGCCGAGAGCAACATCCAGGTGGTAAACCCCACCGCCCCGGCCCAGTACTTCCACCTGCTGCGCAAACAAGTACACCAAAGCTTCCGCAAACCCCTCATCGTCATGACCCCCAAGAGCCTGCTGCGCCACAAGGCCGCCCGCTCATCCGTGCAGGACATGACCTCGGGCCGCTTTGTTCCCGTCATCGACGACGATCAGGCCACGGGGGAGGAAGAAGTGGTGCTGCTGTGCAGCGGTAAGGTCTACTACGACCTGGTGCAGGAGCGGGAAAAACGCCAGATGGCCGGCAGGGTCGCCATTATCCGGGTAGAGCAGCTGTACCCCTTCCCCCAGGAAGACCTGTACCTCATCTGCCATCGGTATAACGAGGCCCGGCATTTCCGCTGGGTTCAGGAAGAAAGCCGGAACCGCGGAGCCTGGTATTTCATATTCCAGCGCTTCCCGGACTTTGTACCCCGGGGAATCCGCCTGGCCTACGCCGGACGTCCCAGCGGGGCCAGCCCTGCCACGGGCAGCCACAAACAGCATGTTGAAGAACTTCAGGCCCTCTTGGATCAGGCCTTTGCATAG
- the sucD gene encoding succinate--CoA ligase subunit alpha, with amino-acid sequence MSILINETTRVLVQGITGRDGSFHTKTMLADGTKVVAGVTPGKGGQEMEGVPVYNSVADALDVHQIDASVIFVPAKFAVGAIREAADAGVPLVICITEGVPVNEMLGVYHYVKAKGVRLIGPNCPGLISPGQCKIGIMPARIHVPGSIGVISRSGTLTYEVVHALSGAGMGQSTCVGIGGDPVVGSGFIDLLDEFNRDPDTAGVVMIGEIGGEDEEAAAAWITKHMNKPVVGFISGRTAPPGKRMGHAGAIISGGKGTPEAKVAALEQAGVPVARTPSEIPGLLKERLG; translated from the coding sequence ATGAGCATTCTGATTAATGAGACAACCCGGGTTCTGGTTCAGGGTATTACCGGCCGGGACGGTTCCTTTCACACCAAAACCATGCTGGCTGACGGCACCAAGGTTGTAGCCGGGGTAACCCCGGGCAAGGGCGGTCAGGAGATGGAAGGGGTGCCGGTGTATAACTCCGTGGCCGATGCCCTGGATGTACACCAGATTGATGCGTCGGTGATTTTTGTACCTGCTAAGTTCGCCGTGGGCGCCATCAGGGAGGCTGCAGACGCCGGGGTTCCCCTGGTTATCTGCATAACCGAGGGCGTGCCGGTGAACGAGATGCTCGGGGTCTACCACTACGTGAAGGCCAAGGGCGTACGGCTCATCGGTCCGAACTGCCCGGGGCTCATCAGTCCGGGGCAGTGCAAGATCGGGATTATGCCCGCCCGGATCCATGTTCCCGGGTCCATCGGGGTTATCAGCCGGTCGGGAACCCTGACCTACGAGGTGGTTCATGCCCTTTCCGGAGCCGGGATGGGACAGAGCACCTGTGTGGGAATCGGGGGCGATCCGGTGGTGGGATCGGGATTCATCGATTTACTGGATGAGTTCAACCGCGATCCGGATACCGCCGGGGTGGTTATGATCGGCGAGATCGGCGGCGAGGACGAAGAGGCCGCCGCAGCCTGGATAACCAAGCATATGAATAAACCCGTGGTAGGCTTCATCAGCGGCCGAACCGCCCCTCCGGGAAAGCGGATGGGCCATGCCGGAGCGATTATCAGCGGGGGCAAGGGAACACCCGAGGCCAAGGTGGCAGCCTTGGAGCAGGCTGGGGTTCCGGTTGCCCGGACACCCAGTGAGATTCCCGGCTTATTAAAGGAGCGGTTAGGATAA
- the sucC gene encoding ADP-forming succinate--CoA ligase subunit beta, whose product MNIHEYQGKELFASYGIEVGPQVLVTTPQQAREAQESLGGTVVLKAQVLVGGRGKAGGVKVAGSAQEAEEKARQILDLSIKGIPVEKLLVVPAAAIKKEYYLGLTMDRFNKQLILMLSAEGGVDIEELAVSSPEKILKFPIHPEAGIDIQGLNQVLGKVFETPELVSQARKTVETLYTLYMEKDCTLTEVNPYALLEDGRLMVLDAKVNFDDNALFKHPDIEAMRNPEEDSEDEVAAREAGLSFVSMDGDIGCIVNGAGLAMATMDIIKLFGGQPANFLDVGGSSNPQKVLNAIRIILNNKKVTAILLNIFGGITRCDDIAQGLLLAMKEQPIPVPLVVRLIGTNDQEGRRILEEEGIQAKTDLNEAVKAVVAAGKGGKA is encoded by the coding sequence ATGAACATCCATGAATATCAGGGTAAGGAGCTCTTCGCTTCTTACGGCATTGAGGTAGGCCCCCAGGTATTGGTCACCACCCCCCAGCAGGCCCGGGAAGCCCAGGAATCCCTGGGCGGCACCGTGGTTCTTAAGGCCCAGGTATTGGTCGGCGGCCGGGGCAAGGCCGGGGGAGTCAAGGTCGCCGGTTCCGCCCAGGAGGCCGAAGAAAAAGCGCGACAGATCTTAGACCTTTCTATAAAGGGTATCCCGGTGGAAAAACTGCTGGTAGTTCCTGCTGCAGCCATTAAAAAGGAGTACTACCTGGGGCTGACCATGGACCGGTTCAATAAACAGCTGATTCTGATGCTCAGCGCCGAGGGTGGAGTGGATATCGAGGAGCTGGCGGTTTCCAGTCCCGAAAAGATCCTGAAATTCCCCATCCATCCCGAGGCGGGTATCGATATCCAGGGCCTGAACCAGGTCTTAGGGAAGGTGTTTGAGACACCGGAGTTAGTAAGCCAGGCCCGTAAGACCGTAGAGACCCTCTACACCTTGTACATGGAGAAGGATTGTACCCTGACGGAGGTGAATCCCTACGCCCTCCTGGAGGACGGCAGGCTCATGGTGTTGGATGCCAAGGTTAATTTTGATGACAATGCCCTGTTTAAGCACCCGGATATTGAGGCGATGCGGAATCCCGAAGAGGACAGCGAGGATGAGGTAGCCGCCCGGGAGGCGGGACTGAGTTTTGTGTCCATGGACGGGGATATCGGGTGCATCGTAAACGGCGCCGGTCTTGCCATGGCGACCATGGACATCATCAAGCTCTTCGGCGGCCAACCCGCCAATTTCCTGGATGTGGGGGGCTCCAGCAACCCCCAGAAGGTGCTCAACGCCATTCGAATCATCCTGAATAATAAAAAGGTAACGGCCATTCTGTTGAACATCTTCGGAGGGATAACCCGCTGCGACGATATTGCCCAGGGGCTGCTCCTGGCCATGAAGGAACAGCCCATCCCAGTGCCCCTGGTGGTACGGCTAATCGGCACCAACGACCAGGAGGGCCGCCGGATTTTAGAGGAAGAGGGCATCCAGGCCAAGACGGACCTGAACGAGGCGGTGAAGGCTGTGGTGGCGGCCGGAAAGGGAGGTAAGGCATGA
- a CDS encoding succinate dehydrogenase/fumarate reductase iron-sulfur subunit: MELTIRVQRFNPDTDSDPYMQEYQVQLEPDSRVLDALIQIKRNQDGTLGFRRSCAHGVCGSDAMRINGKEGLACKTLVKQVAENDGDVIELLPLRHLRVQRDLMVDQTTFFQNYRQVQPFLLPQEGLKLSPGTQAGTDRGFTPTLTPGAQPSAPMETPSTPGGVTGSGSGSSPEAAQPNQGEYIQSPQERALFDEATKCILCAACYSACPVLDKNPDFIGPAAIVQAARFINDSRDQGLEPRLKVLDNPDGVWPCENHFECTRVCPREIKITKLINQTKRQIKSLREGRGEQVHDQK; this comes from the coding sequence ATGGAGCTTACCATACGTGTACAACGCTTTAATCCCGATACCGATTCCGACCCCTACATGCAGGAATACCAGGTGCAGCTGGAACCCGACAGCCGAGTGCTGGACGCCCTGATTCAGATAAAGCGGAACCAGGATGGAACCCTGGGCTTCCGCCGAAGCTGCGCCCACGGGGTCTGCGGTTCAGATGCCATGCGGATCAACGGCAAGGAGGGACTGGCATGCAAGACCCTGGTGAAACAGGTCGCCGAGAACGACGGGGATGTCATTGAGTTACTGCCCCTGCGGCACCTTAGGGTACAGCGGGACCTCATGGTGGATCAGACCACGTTTTTCCAGAACTACCGCCAGGTACAGCCTTTCCTCCTGCCCCAGGAGGGACTGAAACTGAGTCCGGGCACTCAGGCCGGGACGGACAGGGGATTCACCCCCACCCTGACCCCCGGAGCCCAGCCGTCGGCTCCCATGGAAACCCCGTCTACCCCGGGAGGGGTAACCGGTTCCGGTTCGGGAAGCAGCCCCGAGGCCGCCCAGCCGAACCAAGGGGAGTACATCCAGAGCCCCCAGGAGCGGGCCCTCTTCGATGAGGCTACCAAGTGCATCCTCTGTGCGGCCTGTTACAGCGCCTGTCCGGTGTTGGATAAGAATCCGGATTTTATCGGTCCAGCCGCCATCGTGCAGGCTGCCCGGTTTATCAACGACAGCCGGGACCAGGGTCTAGAACCCCGGCTCAAGGTTCTGGACAATCCCGACGGGGTGTGGCCCTGCGAGAACCACTTTGAATGCACCAGGGTTTGTCCCCGGGAAATTAAAATCACCAAACTCATTAACCAAACCAAACGGCAGATCAAGTCCCTCCGGGAGGGCCGAGGCGAGCAGGTTCACGATCAGAAATAA
- the sdhA gene encoding succinate dehydrogenase flavoprotein subunit, with the protein MVHEFDAVIVGAGGAGLYAALEASKTAKTAVVSKLYPSRSHTGAAQGGIGAALGNLDEDKPEWHAFDTVKGGDYLVDQNAAMILAEEAVRSVYNLEHMGLPFSRTEDGTIAQRRFGGHTRNLGEAPVRRSCYAADRTGHMILQTLYQQCIKNDVEFYDEFQTVDVILDGNKVAGIIALELKTGQVHVFRAKAVLFATGGFGRMFKVTSNALANTGDGPALLARAGIPLMDMEFFQFHPTGILDMGILITEGVRGEGGILRNRDGERFMERYAPTLLDLAPRDMVSRAIMTEIARGKGIRGDKKIDDYVYLDATHLGREVVESKIPDIADFCRTYLNVDPAEKPMPVQPTAHYAMGGIPTDVHGRVTDGTTTWEGLYAAGECACVSVHGANRLGTNSLVDLIVFGRRAGQHIAQYVKDVSMPQLPDGADERFRSFYDRLTSPGSGAHPGPIYQEMQETMMTNVGVYRQAGKMQQAVEDIARLRNQFGELRLEDESPSFNSDLLGILELQNLLDISAVTAVSALNRTESRGAHSREDFPDRDDPNWLKHTLAELRDGQVSIRYKDVDVSIWKPKPRTY; encoded by the coding sequence TTGGTACACGAATTTGATGCAGTAATTGTGGGTGCCGGCGGGGCGGGATTATACGCTGCCCTGGAGGCCAGCAAGACAGCAAAGACAGCAGTAGTTTCGAAGCTCTACCCCTCCCGGAGTCATACCGGGGCCGCTCAGGGGGGAATCGGCGCAGCCCTGGGAAACCTGGATGAGGACAAACCCGAGTGGCATGCCTTCGACACCGTTAAGGGTGGCGACTACCTGGTGGATCAGAATGCCGCCATGATCTTGGCGGAGGAGGCTGTACGGTCGGTGTATAACCTGGAGCATATGGGTCTGCCCTTCAGCCGCACCGAAGACGGAACCATCGCCCAGCGCAGATTCGGCGGCCATACCCGTAATCTGGGGGAGGCGCCGGTACGACGCAGCTGTTACGCCGCGGACCGTACCGGACACATGATTCTTCAGACCCTGTATCAGCAGTGTATAAAGAATGATGTGGAATTCTACGATGAGTTTCAGACCGTGGATGTGATCCTGGATGGAAACAAGGTTGCGGGAATCATCGCTCTTGAGCTAAAAACCGGCCAGGTACATGTGTTCCGGGCCAAGGCGGTACTCTTTGCCACGGGAGGATTCGGCCGGATGTTCAAGGTCACCAGTAACGCGCTGGCAAACACCGGAGACGGTCCGGCCCTGCTCGCCCGGGCAGGAATACCCCTCATGGATATGGAGTTCTTCCAATTCCACCCCACGGGTATTTTGGATATGGGGATTCTGATAACCGAGGGCGTCCGGGGCGAGGGGGGAATCCTGCGCAACCGCGACGGGGAGCGCTTCATGGAACGCTACGCACCCACCCTCCTGGATCTGGCGCCCCGGGACATGGTGAGCCGGGCCATCATGACGGAGATTGCCCGGGGTAAGGGCATCCGGGGCGATAAGAAGATCGACGACTACGTGTACCTGGATGCCACCCATCTCGGACGGGAGGTGGTGGAAAGCAAGATTCCGGACATCGCTGATTTCTGCCGCACCTATTTAAACGTAGACCCCGCAGAAAAACCCATGCCCGTCCAGCCCACCGCCCACTATGCCATGGGAGGTATTCCCACGGATGTGCACGGCCGGGTAACCGACGGCACCACCACCTGGGAGGGCCTCTACGCCGCCGGGGAATGCGCCTGCGTCAGCGTGCACGGGGCGAACCGCCTGGGAACCAACAGTCTGGTGGATCTCATCGTCTTCGGCCGCCGGGCAGGCCAGCACATTGCCCAGTACGTCAAGGATGTGTCCATGCCCCAGCTGCCCGACGGAGCGGACGAACGCTTCCGGAGCTTTTACGACCGCCTTACCAGTCCGGGATCGGGCGCCCACCCAGGCCCGATCTACCAGGAGATGCAGGAAACGATGATGACCAACGTTGGGGTTTATCGCCAGGCCGGAAAGATGCAACAAGCCGTGGAGGACATTGCACGGCTGCGGAACCAGTTCGGCGAACTTCGTCTGGAGGATGAGAGCCCGAGCTTTAATTCCGATCTGTTGGGGATTCTTGAGCTGCAGAATCTCCTGGATATATCCGCGGTAACCGCAGTATCCGCCCTCAACCGGACGGAGAGCCGGGGGGCCCATAGCCGGGAAGATTTCCCCGACCGGGATGATCCCAATTGGCTTAAGCACACCCTGGCGGAACTCCGGGACGGCCAGGTATCCATCCGCTATAAGGATGTGGATGTGAGCATTTGGAAACCCAAACCCCGAACCTACTAG
- a CDS encoding putative bifunctional diguanylate cyclase/phosphodiesterase, producing the protein MATPDNPALRRKILHFLFWTKPEENTFPLQTRVSIIALYAAVLASLAALPYNLYSDYVNQAYTLMAFQLVFMALGLMGLVSFWALRSLTTIRVFFSAALIILATGLIINAGGVRGLGFFYFVVGYAILYYVLGLVGGIVLPLYIWGGTLIRISLGNFHPESYLNDPDFYTTYLVLLSVATILGIFAVLYQHFIIRHLYRLAYIDDVTGLPNRKRLELLVSQWMRSHRHGGASFSLLGIKLHNFAQVNSFQGALSADHVLETLGNRITSVCGVQDSPGRYTGTVFLVLTPKTDFLELEEMGSRFLERIQKPVDLDGHSVGVQASVSITRYPQDADRYETLMANIMAGFSRLAGQPGFVSFFDESIHQAEARRYTMLGELRHAVANQELHLVYQPKIHLASGGCHGAEVLLRWNSTLFGPVGPDVFIPLAEEGGLIQSITRWVIQTAFSQISRLGALTAPRGRHPGLVHAINLSPLDLSDPAFREFLGSLEFARDEEKPDTARGTLEFTATEQGSAPAPKTPEHPRPGEGTTPTPEADPVQGEGTEVASGSGATLEPGMESEAGVDGGSGVDPAMVEFEITEGILMDESATVQSNLEFIRSRGFRIAIDDFGTGYSSLSYLHRLRASNLKIDRSFIQPINESNPQSPIVDAVISMAKTLSLSTTAEGVETPFQRDYLLSRACDLAQGYLYARPMDFESYRSWLESRE; encoded by the coding sequence ATGGCAACCCCGGACAATCCAGCATTGCGGCGAAAAATTCTTCACTTTTTGTTCTGGACCAAACCGGAGGAAAACACCTTTCCCCTTCAAACCCGGGTGAGTATCATCGCCCTCTATGCAGCGGTGCTCGCCAGCCTGGCTGCCCTGCCCTACAACCTGTACAGCGACTATGTAAACCAGGCGTACACCCTCATGGCCTTCCAGCTGGTGTTCATGGCCCTGGGGCTCATGGGTTTAGTGAGTTTCTGGGCTCTGCGCAGCCTGACCACCATTCGGGTCTTCTTTTCCGCCGCCCTCATTATTTTGGCTACCGGTCTCATTATTAATGCCGGGGGGGTGCGCGGCCTGGGATTCTTTTATTTTGTTGTGGGCTACGCCATTCTGTACTATGTACTGGGCTTGGTGGGCGGCATTGTGCTGCCCCTGTACATCTGGGGCGGAACCCTCATCAGAATCTCCCTGGGCAACTTCCATCCCGAGTCCTACCTGAACGACCCGGATTTTTACACCACCTACCTGGTACTCTTGAGCGTGGCAACCATCCTGGGGATCTTTGCGGTGCTCTACCAGCATTTCATCATCCGGCACCTGTACCGCCTGGCCTATATCGATGATGTAACGGGCCTGCCGAACCGCAAGCGCCTGGAGCTTCTGGTATCCCAGTGGATGCGCTCCCACCGCCATGGCGGGGCGAGTTTTTCCCTCCTGGGGATTAAGCTGCACAACTTCGCCCAGGTAAATTCCTTTCAGGGCGCCCTGTCTGCCGACCATGTGCTGGAAACCCTGGGCAACAGAATCACCTCGGTCTGCGGGGTCCAGGACTCTCCCGGAAGGTACACCGGTACGGTTTTCCTCGTCCTGACTCCCAAGACGGATTTTTTGGAGCTTGAGGAGATGGGTAGCCGCTTTCTTGAGAGGATTCAAAAGCCGGTGGATCTGGACGGCCACAGCGTGGGGGTTCAGGCCAGCGTCAGTATAACCCGGTACCCCCAGGATGCGGACCGGTACGAGACCCTCATGGCCAATATTATGGCTGGCTTCTCCCGTCTGGCGGGTCAGCCGGGCTTCGTGAGCTTCTTTGATGAATCCATCCACCAGGCTGAGGCCCGGCGCTACACCATGTTGGGAGAGCTTCGTCACGCCGTGGCGAACCAGGAGCTGCACTTGGTCTACCAGCCCAAGATTCACCTGGCCTCCGGGGGGTGCCACGGCGCCGAGGTGCTGCTGCGGTGGAACAGCACCCTCTTCGGACCCGTGGGGCCGGATGTGTTTATTCCCCTGGCCGAGGAAGGGGGGCTTATTCAGTCCATCACCCGGTGGGTTATCCAGACCGCGTTTTCCCAGATCAGTCGCCTGGGCGCCTTAACCGCCCCCCGGGGCCGCCACCCGGGACTCGTCCATGCAATCAACCTCAGTCCCCTGGACCTCTCCGATCCGGCATTCCGGGAGTTTCTGGGGTCTCTGGAATTTGCACGGGATGAAGAAAAGCCCGATACAGCCCGGGGGACTCTTGAGTTCACCGCCACCGAACAGGGAAGCGCCCCGGCGCCAAAAACTCCCGAGCATCCCCGCCCCGGGGAAGGAACCACTCCGACCCCGGAGGCCGATCCGGTTCAGGGCGAGGGTACCGAGGTCGCTTCAGGGTCCGGAGCAACACTGGAACCCGGGATGGAATCCGAGGCCGGGGTCGATGGCGGCAGCGGGGTGGATCCGGCCATGGTTGAGTTTGAGATTACCGAAGGCATTTTGATGGATGAAAGCGCCACGGTACAGTCGAACCTGGAGTTTATCCGTAGCAGGGGCTTTCGTATCGCCATTGACGATTTCGGTACCGGCTACTCGAGCTTGAGCTACCTGCACCGCCTGCGGGCCAGCAATTTGAAGATCGACCGCAGCTTTATCCAGCCAATTAACGAATCGAACCCCCAGAGCCCCATCGTGGATGCCGTCATTTCCATGGCGAAGACCCTCTCCCTCTCCACCACCGCCGAGGGGGTTGAAACCCCCTTCCAGCGGGACTACCTACTTTCCCGGGCCTGCGACCTCGCCCAGGGCTACCTCTACGCCCGGCCCATGGACTTCGAATCCTACCGCAGCTGGCTGGAAAGCCGGGAGTAG
- a CDS encoding transcriptional regulator, giving the protein MPDGLHTQFDQDFFERTRLSILTLLYTDGETSFADLRSTLELSDGALYSHIRKLSAKNLIHGEKRIVSGQAATIYSLTGLGIQAYEAYLGFLEQLLAETKEKRS; this is encoded by the coding sequence ATGCCTGATGGACTGCACACCCAGTTCGACCAGGATTTTTTTGAACGCACCCGGTTATCCATCCTAACCCTGCTGTACACCGACGGCGAAACCAGCTTCGCTGATCTTAGGTCCACCCTGGAATTAAGCGACGGAGCCCTGTACAGCCACATTAGGAAACTGAGCGCCAAGAACCTGATCCATGGAGAAAAGCGCATTGTGTCGGGCCAGGCAGCCACCATTTATTCCCTAACCGGCCTCGGGATCCAAGCCTACGAGGCCTACCTCGGCTTTTTAGAACAACTACTCGCAGAAACAAAGGAGAAACGATCATGA